A window from Macaca nemestrina isolate mMacNem1 chromosome 8, mMacNem.hap1, whole genome shotgun sequence encodes these proteins:
- the LOC105488425 gene encoding ly-6/neurotoxin-like protein 1 isoform X1, with the protein MMVRGTTEHGAALQACLPALLGGTRNGGGARGRQAEAMGSEAGAPKGTKGRQFRNYWDWAGGARSRGGTAGASPRTTRWGRVGGGGCREGWAAAGAGEDSLRSARAEHVGLRVARESLRGCPCRRSRCLGWPRGPSAGPASRRSGGRGRGGACGELGSAGAQEAGPGRGGACGELGSAGAQEAGPGRGGACGELGSAGAQEAGPGRGRGGACGELALGGPFRGRDWAGRAVSIQRCGTGAAGRTDTRTVRPRQAPTGERPRVTPRRGGTSRW; encoded by the coding sequence ATGATGGTGAGAGGGACCACGGAGCACGGGGCTGCCTTACAGGCCTGCCTTCCAGCTTTGCTCGGGGGGACCAGAAACGGGGGCGGAGCGCGGGGGAGGCAGGCGGAGGCCATGGGCAGCGAAGCGGGCGCGCCAAAGGGCACCAAAGGGCGCCAGTTCCGGAACTACTGGGACTGGGCTGGAGGAGCGCGGAGCCGGGGCGGCACCGCTGGTGCCAGCCCACGAACGACGCGGTGGGGGCGAGTGGGCGGAGGCGGCTGCAGGGAAGGCTGGGCTGCCGCGGGAGCCGGTGAGGACAGCCTGCGGAGTGCCCGGGCGGAACACGTGGGTCTGAGGGTCGCTAGGGAGTCCCTGCGTGGCTGCCCGTGTCGGCGATCCAGATGCCTGGGCTGGCCTCGGGGTCCCAGCGCTGGCCCGGCGAGCCGACGGTccggggggcggggccggggcggggcctgCGGTGAGCTCGGCTCGGCGGGTGCCCAGGaggcggggccgggccggggcggggcctGCGGTGAGCTCGGCTCGGCGGGTGCCCAGGaggcggggccgggccggggcggggcctGCGGTGAGCTCGGCTCGGCGGGTGCCCAGGAGGCGGGGCCGGGGCGCGGCCGGGGCGGGGCCTGCGGTGAACTCGCGCTGGGCGGGCCGTTCCGGGGGCGGGACTGGGCTGGGCGTGCGGTGAGCATCCAGCGATGCGGCACGGGTGCTGCGGGACGCACAGACACGCGTACAGTTAGACCGAGGCAGGCACCTACTGGCGAGCGGCCGCGGGTGACTCCCAGGCGCGGCGGTACCTCAAGGTGGTGA
- the LOC105488425 gene encoding ly-6/neurotoxin-like protein 1 isoform X2, whose protein sequence is MTPLLTLFLVVLMGLPLAPVQALDCHVCAYNGDNCFNPMRCPAMVAYCMTTRTYYTPTRMKVSKSCVPSCFETVYDGYSKHASTTSCCQYDLCNSAGLAIPATLALAPVLLATLWGLL, encoded by the exons ATGACGCCCCTGCTCACGCTGTTCCTGGTGGTCCTCATGGGCTTACCTCTGG CCCCAGTCCAGGCCTTGGACTGCCATGTGTGTGCCTACAACGGAGACAACTGCTTCAACCCCATGCGCTGCCCGGCTATGGTTGCCTACTGCATGACTACGCGCACCT ACTACACCCCCACCAGGATGAAGGTCAGTAAGTCCTGCGTGCCCAGCTGCTTCGAGACTGTGTACGATGGCTACTCCAAGCACGCGTCCACCACCTCCTGTTGCCAGTATGACCTCTGCAACAGCGCCGGCCTTGCCATCCCGGCCACCCTCGCCCTGGCCCCCGTCCTCCTGGCCACCCTCTGGGGTCTGCTCTAA
- the LOC112422915 gene encoding secreted Ly-6/uPAR domain-containing protein 2 isoform X1, with translation MQFHTGLLLAAILSLQLAAAQALWCHQCTGFGGCSRGSRCPRDSTHCVTTATRVLSNIENLPLVTKMCHTGCPDIPSLGLGPYVSIACCQTSLCNHD, from the exons ATGCAGTTCCACACTGGGCTCCTGCTGGCCGCCATCCTGAGCCTACAGCTGG CTGCAGCCCAAGCCTTGTGGTGTCACCAGTGCACGGGCTTCGGAGGGTGCTCCCGTGGATCCAGATGCCCGAGGGACTCCACCCACTGCGTCACTACTGCCACCC GGGTCCTCAGCAACATCGAGAACTTGCCTCTGGTCACCAAGATGTGCCACACGGGCTGCCCCGATATccccagcctgggcctgggccccTACGTATCCATTGCTTGCTGCCAGACCAGCCTCTGCAACCATGACTGA
- the LOC112422915 gene encoding secreted Ly-6/uPAR domain-containing protein 2 isoform X2, with the protein MQFHTGLLLAAILSLQLAAAQALWCHQCTGFGGCSRGSRCPRDSTHCVTTATRPRTLSPHSPHGLAPGLTAAPPSSLAGPHLPASAATIQHHLSLGSPVWSLV; encoded by the exons ATGCAGTTCCACACTGGGCTCCTGCTGGCCGCCATCCTGAGCCTACAGCTGG CTGCAGCCCAAGCCTTGTGGTGTCACCAGTGCACGGGCTTCGGAGGGTGCTCCCGTGGATCCAGATGCCCGAGGGACTCCACCCACTGCGTCACTACTGCCACCC gcccccgGACACTCAGCCCCCACAGCCCTCACGGCCTGGCGCCAGGGCTCACGGCCGCCCCTCCCTCGAGCCTGGCTGGCCCACATCTCCCGGCCTCTGCAGCCACCATCCAGCATCACTTGTCCTTGGGAAGTCCTGTGTGGAGTCTTGTCTAA